From Bacteroidota bacterium, the proteins below share one genomic window:
- a CDS encoding PD40 domain-containing protein — MIPSRRLHFLFIFLLTSLSLFAQKEPKYTSTDSRAIRAFETAGGYYDSRQDEQALKFLQGAIDADPNFVEAYMMRANILTDQRLYPQAIAAYKKAIEINPDFFPNNYYSLARVEFSEGLYSDAHTHLDKFLTYPKINAGLAAKARQLSTSCAFAEQAVKSPVPFKPVNMGSAINTPEEEYFPAITADGATFLFTRRSRFRDPAGRANKQEDFYVSHKNADGNWSDAAPVAEINTSGNEGAPALSADGQYLFFTACEEMLSNDARKTKGSCDLFLTKKVGDRFGPVRNLEMPINTGAWESQPSFSSDGRTLYFVRAITGSDGRRQRDILMTRIGDNSAWTEPVSVSDKINTAGDEMSVFIHPDDQTLYFTSDGHPGMGGLDIFLARRQPDGSWSEPVNLGYPINTGADENSLLVSPDGKLGFFASDRAGGYGQLDLYQFELPESMRPVPVTYMKGKVYDADTKKPLAAGFELIDLATRKTVVSSTSNVGSGEYLVCLPSGKSYALNVAKDGYLFYSETFRLDDPKAASDPLVKDIPLKPIRVGESVVLKNIFFEFDKFDLKDESRAELSKVVAFLQKNSKVRVEIGGHTDNVGSKTYNLNLSDKRAKAVYDYLVGQGIPASRMSSKGYGDAKPIADNASEQGRAQNRRTEFTIVAVDQ, encoded by the coding sequence ATGATCCCTTCCCGCAGGCTGCATTTCCTGTTCATTTTTCTGCTCACTTCGCTGTCCCTCTTTGCTCAAAAGGAGCCGAAGTATACGTCAACCGATTCCCGCGCTATCCGTGCATTCGAAACGGCCGGAGGCTATTACGACTCCCGTCAAGATGAGCAGGCGCTGAAGTTTTTACAAGGCGCGATCGACGCCGACCCGAATTTTGTGGAAGCCTACATGATGCGGGCGAATATCCTCACCGATCAACGATTGTATCCGCAAGCCATAGCGGCATACAAGAAGGCCATTGAAATCAATCCTGATTTCTTTCCGAACAATTATTACTCTCTTGCCAGAGTCGAATTCAGTGAAGGCCTCTACAGCGATGCCCACACACACCTCGACAAGTTTCTGACCTACCCGAAAATCAATGCCGGCCTGGCAGCAAAGGCCAGACAATTGTCGACGAGTTGTGCCTTTGCCGAGCAAGCTGTGAAGTCGCCCGTCCCGTTCAAGCCGGTGAATATGGGTTCCGCCATCAACACTCCGGAAGAAGAGTACTTCCCGGCGATTACCGCCGACGGAGCAACCTTCCTGTTCACGCGGCGCTCGCGCTTTCGGGATCCTGCCGGCAGAGCGAACAAACAAGAGGACTTCTATGTAAGTCACAAAAATGCCGACGGAAACTGGTCGGATGCGGCTCCGGTAGCAGAGATCAACACCAGTGGCAATGAAGGCGCTCCGGCGCTTTCTGCGGACGGGCAGTACTTGTTCTTCACTGCTTGCGAAGAGATGCTCTCCAATGACGCTCGAAAGACCAAAGGAAGCTGCGACCTTTTCCTGACCAAGAAAGTCGGGGATCGATTCGGGCCGGTGCGTAATCTGGAGATGCCCATCAATACGGGCGCATGGGAAAGTCAGCCGTCTTTTTCATCGGATGGTCGTACCCTGTACTTCGTTCGCGCGATCACCGGAAGCGATGGTCGTCGCCAGCGCGATATTTTGATGACGCGCATTGGAGACAATTCAGCCTGGACCGAACCGGTTTCTGTCAGCGATAAGATCAATACTGCTGGTGATGAAATGTCGGTTTTCATTCACCCCGACGATCAGACGCTCTATTTCACTTCCGACGGGCATCCGGGCATGGGTGGTCTCGATATTTTCCTCGCTCGCCGCCAGCCCGATGGAAGCTGGAGCGAACCGGTTAACCTGGGATATCCGATCAATACCGGCGCCGATGAGAATTCACTCCTCGTCAGCCCCGATGGTAAGCTGGGTTTTTTCGCCTCGGACAGGGCAGGTGGTTACGGACAACTTGACCTGTATCAATTCGAACTTCCGGAATCGATGCGACCGGTACCCGTTACCTACATGAAAGGTAAAGTCTACGATGCTGACACGAAGAAACCACTGGCGGCCGGCTTTGAGTTGATCGACCTCGCGACGCGTAAGACGGTCGTCAGCTCGACATCGAACGTCGGAAGCGGGGAGTACCTGGTGTGTCTGCCTTCGGGTAAGAGCTACGCGCTCAACGTTGCCAAGGATGGTTATCTGTTCTATTCGGAAACATTCCGACTCGACGATCCCAAGGCTGCATCCGATCCCCTGGTAAAGGATATTCCGTTGAAACCGATCCGTGTTGGTGAAAGTGTCGTTTTGAAGAACATCTTTTTCGAGTTCGACAAATTCGATCTCAAAGACGAGTCACGAGCGGAATTGTCGAAAGTGGTGGCCTTTCTTCAAAAGAACAGCAAAGTGCGGGTTGAGATCGGCGGACATACCGACAATGTCGGGAGTAAGACCTATAACCTCAATCTGTCAGACAAGCGGGCAAAGGCCGTATACGACTATCTGGTTGGACAGGGGATTCCTGCTTCCCGCATGAGTTCAAAGGGATACGGAGACGCCAAGCCGATCGCAGACAATGCTTCGGAACAGGGGCGTGCACAGAACCGTCGCACCGAGTTCACGATCGTTGCCGTGGATCAATGA
- the kdsA gene encoding 3-deoxy-8-phosphooctulonate synthase → MIPNIPSLRHTDSGNFFLLAGPCVVEGETMTRKIAERVVGICDRLRIPLIFKASYRKANRTRVDSFTGIGDEAALEILARIRSEFSVPVVTDIHESDEAALAAQYVDVLQIPAFLCRQTDLLVAAAKTGKVVNVKKGQFLAPESMKFAVDKIRAAENDNVMLTERGSMFGYQDLVIDYRGIPVMQQNKVPVILDITHSLQQPNQSSGVTGGRPELIGLVAKAGIAVGVDGLFVETHPDPANAKSDGANMLHLDRLEELLVRLLAIRAAIA, encoded by the coding sequence ATGATTCCGAATATTCCGTCGCTTCGACATACCGATTCCGGCAATTTCTTTCTGCTTGCAGGTCCCTGCGTGGTAGAGGGAGAAACCATGACCCGAAAGATCGCTGAACGGGTTGTTGGAATTTGCGATCGACTGCGCATTCCGCTCATCTTCAAAGCGAGTTATCGAAAAGCGAACCGTACACGTGTCGATTCCTTCACCGGCATCGGCGATGAAGCGGCACTTGAAATTCTGGCACGCATCCGAAGCGAATTTTCCGTCCCTGTTGTCACCGACATCCACGAAAGCGATGAAGCCGCCCTGGCTGCCCAATATGTTGACGTGCTACAGATCCCGGCATTTTTATGCCGGCAAACGGATTTGCTCGTCGCGGCCGCTAAAACCGGAAAGGTTGTCAATGTTAAAAAAGGACAATTCCTTGCACCGGAGTCGATGAAGTTCGCAGTGGATAAGATCCGAGCGGCAGAAAACGATAACGTCATGCTGACGGAACGGGGCAGCATGTTCGGTTATCAGGACCTTGTCATCGATTACCGCGGCATACCGGTCATGCAGCAAAACAAGGTTCCTGTTATTCTGGACATCACCCATTCGTTGCAGCAACCCAATCAAAGTAGCGGCGTAACCGGCGGTCGGCCGGAACTGATCGGGCTGGTTGCAAAAGCGGGCATTGCTGTGGGAGTTGATGGATTGTTTGTAGAAACGCACCCGGATCCGGCCAATGCCAAATCAGATGGTGCGAATATGTTGCACCTGGACCGGCTCGAAGAGTTGCTCGTTCGCTTACTGGCTATCCGCGCCGCCATTGCCTGA
- the ffh gene encoding signal recognition particle protein: protein MFESLSDKLEKAFKLLKGEGRITEINVAETLKEVRKALLDADVNYKVAKQFTDTVKEKALGQDVLKSVSPGQLLVKIAHDELAQLMGGSKSEVDLNGNPTIILMSGLQGSGKTTLSGKLANFLKSKKQKLPLLVACDVYRPAAIDQLKVLGEQIEVPVYSEPGNQDPITIAQNGIRYAKEHNRNVVIIDTAGRLAIDEEMMDEIARIKSAIQPNEILFVVDSMTGQDAVNTAKAFNDRLDFNGVVLTKLDGDTRGGAALSIKSVVNKPIKFVGTGEKLDALDIFYPERMADRILGMGDIVSLVEKAQEQFDAEEAARLQKKIQKNQFSFNDFYQQIQQIKKMGNMKDLLGMIPGVGKAVRDIDISNDSFKQIEAIIQSMTMQERENPAILSGSRRNRIAKGSGTTIQDVNRLIKQFDEMRKMMKVFSNKDQAARLMRNMPKMPR, encoded by the coding sequence ATGTTTGAGAGCTTAAGCGATAAACTTGAAAAGGCTTTTAAACTTCTCAAAGGGGAAGGCCGGATCACGGAAATCAACGTGGCCGAAACCCTGAAGGAGGTGAGGAAGGCGCTGCTCGACGCGGACGTCAACTATAAAGTCGCCAAGCAATTCACGGATACGGTCAAGGAAAAAGCCCTTGGTCAGGACGTACTCAAATCAGTTTCTCCCGGCCAATTGTTGGTCAAGATCGCGCACGATGAACTCGCCCAGTTGATGGGGGGCTCCAAATCGGAAGTTGACCTGAACGGCAACCCGACGATCATCCTGATGTCGGGTCTCCAGGGTTCCGGTAAAACGACGCTCTCCGGCAAGCTGGCCAACTTCCTTAAGTCAAAAAAGCAGAAACTCCCTTTACTGGTTGCCTGCGACGTTTACCGCCCTGCCGCTATTGATCAGCTCAAAGTGCTGGGCGAACAGATCGAGGTGCCCGTTTACAGCGAGCCCGGCAATCAGGACCCCATTACCATTGCGCAGAACGGTATCCGGTACGCGAAGGAGCATAACCGTAACGTCGTCATCATCGATACCGCGGGTCGCCTGGCGATCGACGAAGAGATGATGGACGAGATCGCCCGGATCAAGTCGGCGATTCAGCCGAACGAGATCCTGTTCGTGGTCGATTCCATGACCGGTCAGGACGCCGTCAATACCGCCAAAGCGTTCAACGACCGACTCGATTTCAACGGCGTGGTACTGACGAAACTGGATGGTGATACCCGTGGCGGTGCCGCCCTTTCCATCAAGTCTGTCGTCAATAAGCCGATCAAATTCGTCGGTACCGGGGAAAAACTCGATGCCCTCGACATCTTCTATCCTGAGCGGATGGCGGATCGTATCCTCGGAATGGGGGATATCGTTTCGCTTGTCGAAAAGGCCCAGGAACAGTTCGATGCCGAAGAAGCTGCAAGGCTGCAGAAGAAGATACAGAAGAACCAGTTTAGCTTCAACGATTTCTATCAGCAGATCCAGCAGATCAAGAAGATGGGCAACATGAAGGATCTGCTCGGCATGATACCCGGGGTCGGTAAGGCGGTTCGCGATATCGACATCAGCAACGATTCATTCAAGCAGATCGAAGCCATCATCCAATCCATGACCATGCAGGAGCGGGAAAACCCCGCTATCCTGAGTGGAAGTCGCCGTAACCGGATCGCCAAAGGTAGCGGAACCACCATTCAGGATGTCAACCGCCTCATCAAGCAATTTGACGAAATGCGCAAGATGATGAAAGTCTTCTCCAACAAGGACCAGGCGGCCCGGTTGATGCGCAACATGCCGAAGATGCCGCGATAA
- a CDS encoding T9SS type A sorting domain-containing protein — protein MKGRFLAFLLLLKSAAFAQPAFQHSYAMGSQNEGKAAAIAANHDLFFAGTTNDNNLSQSNIYLLCTDSAGNFRWQRSYGGGGVEQGTGLTLLADQTLMIGGYSNSFNLTSDYDGYILRVDAAGDTLWTRHVGTGSWDFLTSQCAGIGDTVVFAGYSYGNGSSLAQPWIVKALSDGSIASTRILPIGEECFVNKVKVLSDGKILLGGYYGTGPNNPDDAWLGLCDASLDTIWNRRIDYGHAERICGLDQFPNGDYLFAGRLTLSTNGFDQNMIGRMDNAGSLAWTNIAGGDSTYDGFDDVFIRNDTLFCGATTATFGQGARDFQLITFDGAGNFLIGKTYGGPEGDQVRSCIPGEFGGVILTGYSNSFPVDQQTLFVVRTDSALESTNNTVIGVSELSKNNLMVYPNPVRSNQELTVSSAVPLQEIVLTDLSGRIVLRQYPNRKEINLAITSQSAGIYLLGCRYQDNDWMIRKVMISGDH, from the coding sequence ATGAAGGGTCGTTTCCTCGCTTTCCTGTTGCTGCTCAAGAGTGCAGCCTTCGCTCAGCCTGCCTTCCAGCATTCATATGCCATGGGAAGTCAGAACGAGGGGAAAGCAGCAGCCATCGCAGCGAATCACGATCTATTTTTCGCCGGCACGACCAATGACAACAACCTCTCACAGTCAAACATTTATCTTCTTTGCACCGACAGTGCGGGGAATTTCCGCTGGCAACGTTCGTATGGCGGCGGCGGTGTTGAACAAGGAACAGGCCTCACACTGTTAGCCGACCAGACGCTGATGATCGGCGGGTACAGCAACAGCTTCAACTTGACAAGCGACTACGACGGCTATATCCTTCGCGTGGATGCGGCTGGCGATACCTTATGGACGCGGCATGTTGGTACAGGATCCTGGGACTTCCTTACTTCACAGTGCGCCGGGATCGGAGATACGGTCGTATTCGCCGGCTATTCCTATGGGAATGGATCCTCGTTGGCACAACCCTGGATCGTAAAGGCATTATCGGATGGATCCATCGCCTCAACGCGCATCCTACCCATCGGCGAAGAGTGTTTTGTGAATAAAGTGAAAGTCCTGTCCGACGGAAAGATTCTCTTGGGGGGTTACTACGGTACCGGGCCGAACAACCCGGATGATGCCTGGCTTGGCTTGTGCGACGCCTCGCTGGATACGATCTGGAACAGGAGAATCGACTACGGACATGCCGAACGGATCTGTGGCCTCGACCAGTTCCCCAATGGGGACTACCTCTTTGCCGGCCGGTTGACCCTTAGCACCAATGGCTTTGATCAGAACATGATCGGCCGGATGGATAACGCTGGCTCCCTTGCCTGGACGAACATCGCCGGCGGCGATTCCACCTACGACGGTTTTGATGATGTATTCATCCGAAACGACACCCTGTTTTGTGGTGCCACGACCGCAACCTTCGGTCAGGGTGCTCGCGATTTTCAATTGATCACCTTCGACGGTGCCGGTAACTTCCTGATCGGAAAAACTTATGGTGGTCCCGAAGGGGATCAGGTGCGAAGCTGTATTCCCGGCGAATTTGGTGGCGTAATCCTGACCGGTTACAGCAATTCCTTTCCGGTTGACCAGCAGACGCTTTTTGTCGTGCGTACCGATTCCGCTTTGGAAAGCACGAACAACACGGTAATTGGCGTATCGGAATTATCGAAAAACAACTTGATGGTTTATCCGAATCCTGTCCGTTCCAATCAGGAATTGACAGTTTCCAGCGCTGTCCCGCTTCAGGAGATCGTACTGACGGATCTTTCCGGACGCATTGTCCTACGCCAGTACCCGAACAGGAAGGAAATCAACCTGGCGATTACCAGTCAGTCTGCCGGCATCTATCTGCTTGGCTGTCGCTACCAGGATAACGACTGGATGATCCGAAAAGTGATGATCAGCGGGGATCATTGA
- a CDS encoding Re/Si-specific NAD(P)(+) transhydrogenase subunit alpha, which produces MILAVTKETKDRERRVALTPEVVQTLIKAGYEVRVQSGAGLNAYYEDSAYEKAGAQVQADRQQVLQSADVLLNVNPPSPDDIAKLKKGAVVISFLYAAINPAVVEACVRQGVSAFSIDAIPRISRAQKMDALSSQANLAGYKAVLLGATALGKIFPLLMTAAGTLKPSKVVIMGAGVAGLQAIATAKRLGAIVEVSDIRPETKEQVESLGGKFIEVKGDDSIKIEGGYVKGVSEEFLKKQQALVAKHMAEADLVITTALIPGKKAPVLVTEETVRAMRMGSVIVDMAVEQGGNCTLSELNQTVVKHGVTIIGESNLPSLLPLNASDLYARNVLAFLQHLTTKDGFKWEMDEEITKGSLIVHEGVAVHPSVKSGVTA; this is translated from the coding sequence GTGATCTTAGCCGTCACTAAAGAAACCAAGGATCGTGAACGCCGCGTGGCGCTGACCCCTGAGGTTGTCCAGACACTCATCAAAGCCGGATACGAAGTCCGGGTCCAGTCAGGCGCCGGCCTGAATGCCTACTACGAGGACTCCGCTTATGAAAAAGCCGGGGCTCAGGTACAGGCAGACCGCCAACAGGTGCTTCAATCGGCCGATGTGCTCTTAAACGTCAACCCGCCTTCACCGGACGATATTGCCAAGCTGAAGAAGGGCGCTGTCGTGATCAGTTTCCTTTACGCTGCGATCAATCCCGCGGTAGTCGAGGCCTGTGTCAGGCAGGGCGTGAGCGCGTTCTCCATCGATGCGATCCCCCGTATTTCCCGTGCACAGAAGATGGATGCTTTGTCGTCTCAGGCCAACCTGGCCGGCTACAAGGCGGTTTTGTTGGGCGCCACCGCCCTTGGGAAGATCTTTCCCTTGTTGATGACGGCTGCCGGTACGCTTAAGCCTTCCAAAGTTGTCATTATGGGCGCCGGTGTCGCCGGCCTGCAGGCCATTGCTACGGCAAAGCGCCTCGGAGCGATCGTCGAAGTATCCGACATCCGACCGGAGACCAAAGAACAGGTTGAATCACTCGGAGGCAAGTTCATCGAAGTCAAAGGAGACGATTCCATCAAGATAGAAGGCGGATACGTAAAAGGTGTTTCCGAGGAGTTCCTGAAGAAGCAGCAGGCGCTTGTGGCGAAACACATGGCCGAAGCCGACCTGGTGATCACGACCGCCCTGATTCCCGGCAAGAAAGCTCCGGTGCTGGTCACCGAAGAAACCGTCCGTGCCATGCGCATGGGATCGGTGATCGTCGATATGGCCGTTGAACAAGGCGGGAACTGCACCCTTAGCGAACTGAATCAGACGGTGGTGAAACACGGTGTCACCATCATCGGCGAATCCAACCTGCCGAGCCTGTTGCCGCTGAACGCGAGTGACCTTTATGCCCGTAACGTGCTGGCCTTTCTCCAGCACCTCACGACGAAAGACGGTTTCAAGTGGGAAATGGACGAGGAAATCACCAAAGGTTCCCTGATCGTGCACGAAGGTGTCGCCGTACACCCGAGTGTGAAATCAGGTGTGACCGCATAA
- a CDS encoding 7-carboxy-7-deazaguanine synthase QueE, which yields MQPSDPANGSRLPVMEHYFTIQGEGANTGQAAYFIRLGGCDVGCVWCDVKESWDASVHPVYTLETIVGWVKDTGARRAVITGGEPCMYELDGLTARLRQEGIATYLETSGAYSVSGTWDWICVSPKKFKPVLPASLAKANELKVVVFNRHDLSWAQEQASGTSAGTRLFLQPEYSVRDKVLPEIIAFVKRHPEWTISLQTHKFMQIP from the coding sequence ATGCAACCATCCGATCCAGCCAACGGATCCCGGCTTCCGGTCATGGAGCACTATTTCACCATCCAGGGTGAAGGCGCAAATACCGGTCAGGCCGCGTATTTCATTCGCCTCGGCGGTTGTGATGTTGGATGCGTATGGTGCGATGTCAAGGAATCCTGGGACGCTTCCGTGCATCCGGTATACACCCTGGAAACCATCGTGGGTTGGGTAAAGGACACGGGTGCAAGACGGGCGGTCATCACCGGCGGAGAACCTTGCATGTATGAGCTGGATGGCCTGACTGCTCGGCTCCGACAGGAAGGGATCGCAACATATCTTGAAACATCGGGTGCTTATTCGGTCAGTGGGACCTGGGATTGGATCTGTGTCTCTCCAAAGAAGTTCAAACCGGTTCTTCCTGCATCGCTGGCCAAAGCGAATGAATTGAAAGTGGTGGTTTTCAACCGCCACGACTTGTCCTGGGCACAGGAACAGGCTTCCGGGACCTCCGCAGGAACGAGGCTCTTCTTACAGCCGGAGTACAGTGTGCGGGATAAAGTACTTCCCGAGATCATTGCCTTCGTCAAACGTCACCCGGAATGGACGATTTCCCTGCAAACGCACAAGTTCATGCAGATTCCCTGA
- a CDS encoding replication-associated recombination protein A codes for MSPLAERMRPEDLDHYIGQEHLVGPGGVLRRSIEANTIPSMILWGPPGVGKTTLAGIIAKKLRRPFYILSAVSSGVKDVREVIEKASQYSRELKEVPGNAILFIDEIHRFSKSQQDSLLAAVEKGIITLIGATTENPSFEVISPLLSRCQVYVLRELTRQALLAMLQQAIERDDYLRQRKVDLKETDALLRISGGDGRKLLNLLELVVQSMPPSSPAIMTDEAVLSVAQQNLARYDKGGEQHYDIVSAFIKSMRGSDPNAAVYWLARMIAGGEDPSFIARRMLILASEDIGMANPTALVIANACFEAVNRIGYPECRIILSQATVYLATSPKSNASYMAVEEALALVNKTGDLPVPLHIRNAPTRLMKELDYGKGYAYDHSRQGSFSGQEFLPSEISGTRLYDPGKNSRENELREWLKVRWKDKYDY; via the coding sequence ATGAGTCCGCTCGCCGAGCGCATGCGTCCAGAAGATCTGGACCACTACATTGGACAGGAACACCTGGTCGGACCGGGCGGAGTGTTGCGCCGTTCCATCGAAGCCAATACCATCCCGTCCATGATTTTATGGGGACCTCCCGGAGTCGGTAAAACGACTTTGGCGGGTATCATCGCGAAAAAGCTCCGCCGGCCGTTCTATATCCTAAGTGCCGTTTCGTCGGGTGTCAAGGATGTCAGGGAAGTCATCGAAAAAGCTTCCCAATATTCGAGGGAGTTGAAAGAGGTTCCCGGAAATGCAATCCTTTTCATCGATGAAATCCACCGGTTCAGCAAGTCCCAGCAGGATTCGTTGTTGGCCGCGGTCGAAAAAGGCATCATCACCCTGATCGGCGCCACAACGGAGAACCCATCCTTCGAGGTGATTTCTCCCTTACTCAGCCGCTGTCAGGTTTACGTTTTGCGGGAGCTGACGCGCCAAGCGTTGCTGGCCATGTTGCAACAGGCGATCGAGCGCGACGACTACCTGCGCCAGCGAAAAGTCGATTTGAAGGAAACCGATGCCTTGCTCCGCATCTCAGGAGGAGATGGCCGCAAACTATTGAATTTGCTGGAGCTTGTGGTACAATCCATGCCGCCGTCCTCGCCAGCGATCATGACAGACGAAGCAGTGCTCTCCGTTGCGCAGCAGAATCTGGCTCGATACGACAAAGGGGGCGAGCAGCATTATGACATCGTCAGCGCGTTCATCAAATCCATGCGGGGCAGCGACCCGAATGCAGCCGTGTATTGGTTGGCGCGTATGATCGCAGGCGGTGAAGACCCGTCCTTCATCGCGCGTAGGATGTTGATATTGGCTTCGGAGGACATCGGTATGGCTAATCCGACCGCATTGGTAATCGCCAATGCCTGCTTCGAAGCAGTGAATCGCATCGGCTACCCGGAATGCAGGATCATCCTTTCTCAGGCGACCGTTTACCTGGCCACTTCTCCCAAAAGCAACGCTTCCTACATGGCCGTTGAAGAAGCCCTTGCACTGGTCAACAAAACCGGCGACCTGCCGGTCCCTTTACACATCCGCAACGCCCCTACCCGGCTTATGAAGGAACTGGACTATGGTAAAGGCTATGCCTATGATCATTCCAGGCAAGGCAGTTTTTCCGGACAAGAGTTCCTGCCTTCGGAGATCAGCGGTACACGCCTGTATGATCCAGGGAAGAACAGCCGGGAAAACGAACTTCGGGAATGGTTGAAAGTTCGTTGGAAGGATAAATACGATTACTGA
- a CDS encoding bifunctional 5,10-methylene-tetrahydrofolate dehydrogenase/5,10-methylene-tetrahydrofolate cyclohydrolase (catalyzes the formation of 5,10-methenyltetrahydrofolate from 5,10-methylenetetrahydrofolate and subsequent formation of 10-formyltetrahydrofolate from 5,10-methenyltetrahydrofolate) — MPDAANLPTTTPDGTTRDRAVLLDGKVVSASIREEIAAEVRELIANGGRAPKLVAILVGNDGASETYVASKIRNCGLVGFDSAVERYDASISEQFLLERISLLNDDPGIDGILVQLPLPKHISVQKVTEAIRPEKDVDGFHPVNVGRMVQNLPCFLPATPYGILLLLQHYGIRTEGLHCVVVGRSNIVGMPASILFSRNAEPGNCTVTLAHSRTRDLAGHCRKADIIVAALGKPRFIKADMVKDGAIVVDVGITRVPAPETKSGFRIVGDVDFEAVAPKCSYISPVPGGVGLMTIIGLLKNTLRAARKEVRF, encoded by the coding sequence ATGCCTGACGCCGCGAACCTTCCCACCACCACACCGGACGGTACCACGCGTGATCGGGCGGTGTTGCTTGACGGGAAGGTGGTCTCCGCCAGCATCCGGGAAGAGATTGCAGCCGAGGTGCGCGAGCTGATCGCCAACGGCGGGAGGGCGCCGAAACTGGTCGCCATCCTGGTGGGAAACGACGGCGCTTCTGAAACCTACGTCGCGAGCAAGATCCGGAACTGCGGTCTGGTCGGCTTCGACAGTGCAGTGGAGCGATACGATGCATCGATCAGCGAACAATTTCTGCTGGAAAGGATCAGCCTGTTGAATGATGATCCCGGCATTGACGGGATCCTGGTGCAACTTCCGCTTCCCAAGCACATCAGTGTTCAGAAGGTGACGGAAGCGATACGTCCCGAGAAGGACGTCGACGGTTTTCATCCCGTCAATGTCGGCCGCATGGTGCAAAACCTTCCCTGCTTTTTACCGGCGACACCTTACGGTATTCTGCTCTTGCTGCAACATTACGGGATCCGTACGGAGGGTTTGCATTGCGTAGTCGTAGGGCGGAGCAATATCGTCGGTATGCCGGCCAGCATCCTCTTTTCACGAAATGCTGAACCCGGAAATTGTACCGTAACACTGGCACACAGCAGAACCCGCGACCTTGCCGGACACTGCCGCAAAGCCGATATCATCGTAGCAGCGCTGGGTAAGCCCCGGTTCATCAAAGCCGACATGGTAAAGGACGGAGCAATCGTTGTGGACGTCGGCATTACCCGAGTGCCGGCGCCGGAAACGAAAAGCGGATTCCGCATCGTCGGAGACGTCGACTTTGAAGCCGTAGCACCCAAATGCAGTTACATCAGTCCGGTACCGGGTGGAGTCGGGTTGATGACCATCATCGGTCTCTTGAAGAATACGCTGCGGGCAGCGCGCAAAGAAGTGCGCTTCTGA
- a CDS encoding MBL fold metallo-hydrolase, with translation MRITFLGTGTSQGVPMIGCTCRVCTSPDSKDKRLRTSVLVEGPSGAVVIDSGPDFRQQMLRESVRSLNAVVFTHEHKDHIAGLDDVRAFNYLSGKPMEVYATERVQEALKREFHYVFSNVQYPGIPRIELSTIHQVPFEVAGMVFQPIEVMHMNLPVLGFRIGDFTYITDANFIPEPELEKIRGSRILVLNALRREKHVSHYTLQEAVDLIRSVQPEQAFLTHLSHQMGRHEEINAELPAGIQCAYDGLKLDC, from the coding sequence ATGCGTATCACCTTTCTCGGAACCGGAACATCACAGGGCGTTCCGATGATTGGTTGCACCTGCCGGGTTTGTACCTCTCCCGATTCCAAAGATAAACGGCTACGGACCAGTGTCCTGGTCGAGGGCCCGTCCGGAGCCGTAGTCATCGATTCCGGCCCCGATTTCCGACAGCAAATGTTACGTGAATCGGTACGTTCGCTCAATGCGGTAGTCTTCACGCACGAACACAAGGACCATATCGCCGGGCTCGACGATGTCCGGGCATTCAATTACCTCAGTGGTAAACCCATGGAGGTGTATGCGACGGAGCGGGTACAAGAGGCCTTGAAACGGGAGTTTCACTACGTCTTTTCCAATGTCCAATATCCGGGTATTCCAAGGATCGAACTCTCGACGATTCACCAGGTACCATTCGAAGTTGCGGGAATGGTCTTCCAGCCCATCGAGGTCATGCACATGAACCTGCCGGTGCTCGGTTTCAGGATCGGCGATTTCACCTACATCACGGATGCCAATTTCATCCCGGAACCGGAGTTGGAGAAGATCCGTGGTTCACGCATACTGGTCTTGAACGCGCTCCGGCGGGAAAAACATGTCTCGCATTATACCCTGCAGGAAGCGGTTGATTTGATACGTTCCGTTCAACCGGAACAGGCCTTTCTGACCCACCTGTCGCACCAAATGGGCCGGCACGAGGAGATCAATGCGGAACTTCCGGCCGGTATTCAGTGTGCCTATGACGGACTAAAACTGGACTGCTGA